The following are encoded in a window of Myxosarcina sp. GI1 genomic DNA:
- a CDS encoding lysylphosphatidylglycerol synthase domain-containing protein: MSQRLSRIAPIFFSVLLFGLSIWAIASELRKYRWQDVVNSLTAIPNQYILLALAFTLLNYLLLTGYDTLAVRHLRQTLPYRKTALVAILSYAISNSVGFALLSGSAIRYKFYSAWGFSAAKIAQIITFCNLSFWLGLLAVGGTVFAFTPLAISQQLNLPFLSVRPLGFIFLVIIIAYLLWSGLSQKPLKIRNWVFTHLSLKFSLAQIALTSADWILASAVLYVLLPTPKHFSFFSFFGIYLLAQIAGIISNVPGGLGVFETVLILLLSPPIPSSQLIGSLLAYRGIYYFLPLGCSVLVLGGYELRQRMSRSKTTT; the protein is encoded by the coding sequence ATCTCTCAAAGATTGAGTCGCATTGCACCCATATTCTTTAGCGTTTTACTGTTTGGTCTTTCAATTTGGGCGATTGCCTCTGAATTACGTAAGTATCGCTGGCAGGATGTAGTTAATAGCTTGACTGCTATCCCAAACCAATATATTTTACTGGCGCTCGCTTTTACTCTGCTCAATTATCTTTTACTGACGGGATACGATACCCTGGCAGTGCGTCATCTGCGCCAAACTCTTCCTTACCGCAAAACTGCTTTAGTAGCAATTCTCAGTTACGCTATCAGCAATAGCGTCGGCTTTGCTTTACTCAGTGGTAGTGCAATCCGCTACAAATTTTACTCGGCATGGGGATTTTCGGCTGCTAAAATAGCTCAAATAATTACCTTTTGTAATCTCAGTTTTTGGCTGGGGTTACTTGCCGTTGGCGGTACGGTTTTTGCTTTTACTCCTTTAGCAATTTCCCAACAGCTCAATCTACCGTTTTTATCGGTGCGTCCTCTAGGGTTTATTTTTTTAGTAATTATTATTGCTTACCTGCTGTGGAGTGGATTGAGTCAGAAACCGCTAAAAATTAGAAACTGGGTGTTTACTCATCTTTCCTTAAAGTTTTCTTTGGCTCAAATTGCTCTTACTTCGGCTGATTGGATACTAGCTTCGGCAGTGCTATATGTTTTGTTACCGACTCCCAAACATTTTTCTTTCTTCAGTTTTTTTGGCATTTATTTATTAGCTCAGATTGCAGGAATTATTAGTAACGTTCCTGGAGGACTGGGAGTATTTGAAACCGTGTTGATTTTGTTGCTCTCTCCACCAATCCCTTCTAGCCAGCTAATAGGCTCGCTTTTAGCTTATCGCGGGATTTACTATTTTTTACCTTTGGGTTGTTCGGTATTAGTGCTGGGTGGATATGAATTAAGACAGCGAATGTCTCGCAGCAAAACTACAACCTAA
- a CDS encoding DUF1345 domain-containing protein produces the protein MFGHLDPKPRLLISLTGSSIVYFLTPDWLQLSTRIIICWNVGAVSFLTLVLLMMSKATPKKMRSYARHQDESRWIILFAVVAAACSSLLAIVLMLSGSKNTFEGASLLHIILALFTIVAFWLLIHTMFALHYAHLYYQTYNDRYI, from the coding sequence TTGTTCGGACATCTCGATCCTAAACCCAGACTACTTATTTCTCTTACAGGGTCGTCAATTGTCTATTTTTTGACTCCTGACTGGTTGCAACTATCGACGAGAATTATTATTTGTTGGAATGTTGGAGCGGTTTCCTTTTTAACTTTAGTCTTGCTAATGATGAGCAAAGCTACACCAAAAAAAATGCGTTCTTACGCTCGGCATCAAGACGAAAGCCGCTGGATAATTTTATTTGCAGTTGTCGCGGCTGCCTGTAGCAGTCTGTTAGCAATCGTTTTAATGCTTAGTGGTAGTAAAAATACCTTTGAGGGAGCATCCCTCTTACACATCATTCTGGCTCTGTTCACTATTGTGGCTTTCTGGTTGCTGATTCACACCATGTTTGCTTTACATTACGCTCATTTATACTATCAAACTTATAACGACCGATACATATAG
- a CDS encoding AI-2E family transporter translates to MFENKFPRWLNWSLLLAFIAVNVYLWLPVLRYLRPTITLIVTAALLAFLLDYPVRLLTIWKLKRSYAVGVVFLSAAIVLVVLTLTLLPLLVGQLNEFASRLPSWIDSGSMQLQTFAAWAAQKNLPFDVSALMTQLEERFASEVKTLPAYVINFLIGAFDSSLELLITVVLTFYLTLHGESFWSGIWQWLPSSWSGRLQTALKQSFQNYFIGQAAIASLMSVTITIAFLLLKVPFGLLFGLGIGVLVVVPLGDIFGIVSVSLLMALKSVWLGGEVLIVATIIDQAIDQAIAPRIFGGLVGLNPVWIIISLLLGAKLGGVLGLVLAVPLAGAIKRFAEELKVESFETVEQIKES, encoded by the coding sequence ATGTTTGAGAATAAATTTCCCCGCTGGTTAAATTGGAGTCTATTGCTGGCTTTTATTGCGGTTAATGTTTACCTTTGGCTTCCCGTATTGCGTTACTTACGACCTACCATAACTTTGATAGTAACGGCAGCACTGCTGGCTTTTCTCTTAGATTATCCCGTACGCCTACTAACGATCTGGAAATTAAAACGTAGCTATGCGGTAGGAGTAGTGTTTCTCTCAGCAGCAATCGTTTTAGTGGTGCTAACTCTTACCTTATTGCCTCTATTAGTCGGGCAGCTTAATGAATTTGCCAGTCGCTTGCCAAGCTGGATCGATTCTGGCTCGATGCAACTGCAAACTTTTGCAGCTTGGGCAGCCCAAAAGAATCTGCCATTTGATGTCAGTGCTTTGATGACCCAGCTTGAAGAGCGTTTTGCTTCGGAAGTAAAAACTTTGCCCGCGTATGTCATCAATTTCTTAATCGGAGCATTTGACAGCAGTTTGGAGCTACTAATAACAGTAGTGCTAACTTTTTATTTGACGCTTCATGGCGAGAGTTTCTGGTCGGGAATTTGGCAATGGTTGCCTTCGAGTTGGAGCGGTCGGCTTCAGACGGCTCTCAAACAAAGCTTTCAAAATTATTTTATCGGACAAGCGGCGATCGCCTCTTTGATGAGTGTGACGATTACAATTGCCTTTTTACTGCTTAAAGTCCCCTTTGGCTTATTGTTTGGTTTGGGGATTGGAGTTTTGGTAGTAGTTCCTTTGGGAGATATTTTCGGGATTGTCAGCGTGAGTTTGCTGATGGCTCTCAAGAGTGTTTGGTTGGGAGGGGAAGTATTGATTGTCGCCACCATTATCGACCAGGCAATCGACCAGGCGATCGCGCCGCGTATTTTTGGTGGCTTAGTCGGACTCAACCCCGTGTGGATTATTATTTCTTTACTGCTAGGAGCTAAATTGGGAGGTGTATTGGGATTAGTTTTAGCCGTTCCTCTGGCAGGGGCAATCAAAAGATTTGCCGAGGAGTTGAAAGTTGAAAGTTTTGAGACCGTCGAGCAAATAAAAGAATCATGA
- a CDS encoding EAL domain-containing protein encodes MTVEWAIDKYPQIVRAETNVTEAIATLSQTQAGCILVVESEKLVGIFTARDAIELAVSTANWQELSLARVISPNPIALKVTELPNISVLMDLMQHQQLKYLPIVTVDYRVYGLVSLKSIAEAWQKSAVASKQELEIVKQELNECKNLEAELQANQQALSINQERLDSIFDSIEDVVWSVDPHKFQLLYLNAATEQIYGRTISEFLGNFNLRREVIVLEDRQRVREANKALYSIGSQDIEYRIWRPNGEMRWVRDRARLILDNLGNTIRIDGIVTDITERKQAQQQLEYDAFHDGLTGLASRRLLMERLERAIDRSQLQPARGFALLFLDLDGFKVVNDSLGHLVGDRLLIEVAHRLQKYERENFIIARHGGDEFAILLEELADLKEAIAVAGQIQQILKPPLILNEREVYVSASIGIALGDRANLYASDGRATNLLRDADTAMYYAKSRGKGGYEVFTPSMHTEILQRLELEHDLRLAIEREEFVLYYQPIICLATQRLWGFEALVRWQHPWQGLISPDKFIPLAEETGLSVAIDRWVLRTACCQLRSWQEQLPTTTLKVSVNLSGNQFFQPDLIEVFDRVLGETGLKGSCLKLEITESVMIDNSPTTSVVLEQLRSRGVQLCLDDFGTGYSSLSYLHSLPFNLLKIDRSFIERLGTEGEKGEIVKAIVALGSNLGMDTIAEGIETKEQLMQLKSLNCAYGQGFWFAKPMNSRAAIGFVGDWNAQNIKN; translated from the coding sequence ATGACTGTAGAATGGGCAATTGACAAATATCCACAGATCGTTCGGGCAGAAACCAACGTAACTGAAGCGATCGCTACTCTGTCTCAAACTCAGGCAGGCTGCATTCTAGTAGTCGAGTCAGAAAAATTAGTAGGTATCTTTACTGCTCGCGATGCGATCGAGCTTGCCGTCTCCACAGCCAACTGGCAAGAACTTTCATTGGCTAGAGTCATTTCCCCAAACCCAATCGCTCTAAAAGTGACAGAGCTACCTAATATTTCGGTTTTAATGGATTTAATGCAGCATCAGCAACTTAAGTATCTGCCGATTGTTACAGTAGACTACCGCGTTTATGGTCTGGTTAGTCTAAAGTCAATAGCAGAAGCTTGGCAAAAGTCGGCAGTTGCTAGCAAGCAAGAATTAGAAATAGTAAAACAAGAACTAAATGAATGCAAAAATTTAGAAGCGGAACTGCAAGCCAATCAACAAGCATTAAGCATAAATCAAGAAAGGCTCGATAGCATTTTCGACTCGATTGAAGATGTCGTTTGGTCGGTCGATCCCCACAAATTTCAGTTGCTTTATCTTAATGCAGCAACAGAACAAATTTATGGACGTACGATTTCTGAATTTTTGGGCAATTTCAATCTTCGACGAGAGGTAATTGTTTTAGAAGATCGCCAACGAGTTAGAGAAGCAAATAAAGCTTTGTACTCAATTGGTAGCCAGGATATCGAATATCGAATTTGGCGACCGAATGGAGAAATGCGCTGGGTACGCGATCGCGCTCGCCTGATTTTAGACAATTTAGGCAATACTATTCGCATCGATGGCATTGTTACCGATATTACCGAACGCAAGCAAGCGCAGCAACAGTTAGAATACGATGCCTTTCACGATGGGCTAACTGGATTGGCAAGTCGAAGACTATTAATGGAGCGATTGGAGCGGGCGATCGATCGCAGTCAGTTACAGCCCGCTCGTGGTTTTGCCCTTTTGTTTCTAGATCTGGATGGCTTTAAGGTGGTTAACGACAGTCTGGGTCATTTGGTAGGCGATCGATTACTGATTGAGGTAGCGCACCGTTTGCAAAAGTACGAACGTGAAAACTTTATTATTGCCCGTCATGGAGGAGATGAATTTGCCATTCTCCTTGAGGAACTTGCGGATCTAAAGGAGGCGATCGCAGTGGCTGGACAGATTCAACAGATTTTAAAACCGCCTTTAATTTTAAATGAGCGCGAGGTATATGTCTCTGCTAGTATCGGCATCGCTCTTGGAGATCGAGCTAATTTATATGCCAGTGACGGTCGGGCAACGAACCTATTAAGAGACGCAGATACGGCAATGTACTACGCCAAATCACGAGGAAAGGGAGGGTATGAAGTTTTTACTCCCTCAATGCATACCGAGATTTTGCAGCGATTGGAGTTGGAACACGATTTGCGGCTAGCGATCGAACGAGAAGAATTTGTGCTGTATTACCAGCCGATTATCTGTTTGGCTACTCAAAGACTCTGGGGATTTGAAGCATTAGTACGCTGGCAGCACCCTTGGCAGGGTTTGATAAGTCCAGATAAATTTATTCCCTTAGCCGAAGAAACAGGTCTAAGCGTGGCGATCGACCGCTGGGTTTTACGAACTGCCTGCTGTCAGTTGCGATCGTGGCAAGAGCAGTTGCCGACTACTACTCTCAAGGTTAGTGTAAATTTATCTGGCAACCAGTTTTTTCAACCCGATCTAATTGAGGTTTTCGATCGAGTTTTAGGAGAAACTGGCTTAAAAGGAAGTTGCCTAAAATTAGAAATTACCGAAAGCGTGATGATCGATAATTCGCCAACGACGAGCGTAGTTTTAGAGCAGTTGCGATCGCGCGGAGTGCAGTTGTGTCTAGATGATTTTGGAACGGGCTACTCCTCCCTGAGTTATTTGCACTCTTTGCCGTTTAATCTTTTAAAGATCGATCGCTCTTTTATCGAACGACTGGGAACAGAAGGAGAGAAGGGTGAAATTGTTAAAGCTATTGTCGCTTTGGGCTCGAATTTGGGAATGGATACGATTGCCGAGGGAATTGAAACTAAAGAACAGCTAATGCAGCTTAAAAGTTTGAACTGTGCTTATGGACAAGGCTTCTGGTTTGCCAAACCCATGAATAGTCGAGCAGCAATTGGTTTTGTCGGTGATTGGAATGCTCAAAATATTAAAAACTAA
- a CDS encoding Rab family GTPase: protein MSIISKKICLVGDFGVGKTSLMRRFVDRQFSDRYLSTIGVKISRKIVRVAAPQRLECQKVQLLIWDVEGQTKFQPVEQNYLRGCAGAIVVADLSRQDTISRLYEHLNLVSLANPRGVRAIAAFNKSDLLTSEKLATVLQEKKYSQNVPTYITSAKTGKNVEQIFQKLVCLMLDKP, encoded by the coding sequence ATGTCTATAATTTCCAAAAAAATCTGCCTCGTTGGTGACTTTGGAGTTGGCAAAACCAGTTTGATGCGGCGTTTTGTCGATCGCCAGTTTAGCGATCGATATCTGTCAACCATCGGCGTAAAAATTTCGCGTAAGATTGTAAGAGTTGCGGCTCCTCAGCGTTTAGAATGCCAAAAAGTGCAGTTGTTAATTTGGGATGTTGAAGGGCAGACTAAATTTCAGCCAGTCGAACAAAATTATCTACGCGGTTGCGCGGGAGCAATTGTGGTTGCCGATTTGTCTCGTCAAGACACTATTTCTCGCCTCTACGAACACTTGAATTTAGTGTCTTTGGCTAATCCCAGGGGAGTAAGAGCGATCGCGGCTTTTAACAAATCAGATTTACTGACTTCAGAAAAATTAGCAACTGTTCTGCAAGAGAAAAAATACTCTCAAAATGTACCTACGTATATTACATCTGCAAAAACAGGAAAAAATGTCGAGCAGATTTTTCAAAAATTGGTTTGTCTCATGCTCGATAAACCGTAA
- a CDS encoding OmpA family protein, with product MSQQPNEPNSEAAEQLEELIDLLFDVLLQEKQSERQSLVSQQDTFVEREQQPPESETAEIIPLEITTPSQSLRQTSSDEEQESDRSIESTNLSDLRQLIATLEQKLKQLESQIYEPTEIINPLLPLITELLEAKSNETQESLLNSLIPIVDEIIRQKSQQSPQSIGKAIAPEIAFAIQEQILLERDSISRVLGPQMGEAIKNQIVVERDAMVDALYPVIGNTISKYMVEVVKDINKQVENTFSPEGIKRKIRAKVQGVSEAELIFKEAMQYAVLAVFLIHKDSGLVIRDVQPESTFQLEADMIAGMLTAIRVFVNDSVAIPGEVSELHEIEYDASKIIIEVAGYCYLAVVVKGEPSKALLQKIRDTLGTIVLDYGRFIEGYNGDPTTIPDSLQPLLVDLVEVKRKEPRTSSLSGLLVFLLVVVSLVFLPLGFLWYRSYSSDRQESKIAAALDANPELSVYRLTPKVRQGQVVLTGRVPSQYLQTKAAQAAERAVPELELTNQVVAVDVPPDPIQTAAEVRRATALINRRQGINITTSLNNNTVTVSGNSPDEAEVKQIVRELEQIPGVRSVIATVETAIPILDTKIYFESGSAQIEGDASEQIRTVEQFLTQHPNLHLKIIGHSDSTGAIEDRHSLALKRARAVERALIERGIEPLRLQVFGSSKLPPDVTESQPSRLSRVVRFETFIPPKN from the coding sequence TTGAGCCAGCAGCCCAATGAGCCAAATTCAGAAGCAGCAGAACAGCTAGAAGAGTTAATCGATCTGTTGTTTGATGTTTTGCTGCAAGAAAAACAATCCGAGCGGCAATCACTCGTAAGTCAACAAGATACTTTTGTAGAGCGAGAGCAACAGCCACCAGAAAGCGAGACAGCTGAAATTATACCATTAGAAATAACCACTCCCTCTCAATCGCTTCGCCAAACCTCAAGCGATGAGGAACAAGAAAGCGATCGCTCTATAGAGTCAACTAACTTATCCGATTTACGCCAGCTTATTGCAACTTTGGAGCAAAAACTAAAACAGTTGGAAAGTCAGATTTACGAGCCGACAGAAATTATCAATCCTCTGTTACCGCTAATTACAGAATTGTTAGAAGCTAAGTCTAATGAAACGCAAGAATCTTTACTTAACTCTCTTATTCCGATCGTTGATGAAATAATTCGCCAAAAGAGCCAGCAATCTCCGCAATCTATCGGTAAAGCGATCGCTCCTGAAATTGCTTTTGCCATCCAAGAACAGATTCTTTTAGAACGAGATTCTATTTCTAGAGTCCTCGGTCCACAGATGGGCGAAGCAATCAAAAATCAGATTGTGGTCGAGCGAGATGCAATGGTAGATGCGCTATATCCCGTAATTGGCAATACCATCTCTAAATACATGGTAGAAGTAGTTAAGGATATTAATAAACAGGTAGAAAATACTTTCTCTCCAGAAGGAATCAAGCGCAAAATTCGTGCCAAAGTGCAGGGAGTCTCGGAAGCCGAATTAATCTTTAAAGAAGCCATGCAATATGCAGTATTGGCTGTGTTTTTAATTCACAAAGATTCGGGATTGGTGATTCGAGACGTGCAGCCAGAATCGACTTTTCAACTCGAAGCCGACATGATTGCAGGAATGCTCACCGCAATTCGAGTTTTTGTCAACGACAGCGTTGCTATTCCTGGAGAAGTTTCAGAACTACACGAAATTGAATACGATGCTTCCAAAATCATTATTGAAGTTGCAGGATACTGTTATCTCGCCGTAGTTGTTAAAGGCGAACCTTCTAAAGCTTTACTACAAAAAATTCGAGACACGCTAGGCACCATTGTCCTCGACTACGGTAGATTTATTGAAGGCTACAATGGCGACCCGACAACAATCCCAGATTCCCTACAGCCATTGCTAGTAGATTTAGTAGAAGTCAAACGCAAAGAACCGCGCACTTCCTCTCTATCTGGGTTGCTGGTATTTTTATTGGTTGTTGTCAGCTTAGTTTTCTTGCCTTTAGGCTTCTTGTGGTATCGCAGCTACTCAAGCGATCGCCAGGAATCGAAAATAGCAGCAGCTTTAGATGCAAACCCAGAATTATCGGTTTATCGCCTTACTCCCAAAGTTCGCCAAGGGCAAGTAGTTTTGACTGGTAGAGTTCCCAGTCAGTATTTGCAAACTAAAGCGGCGCAAGCCGCCGAGCGAGCGGTGCCAGAGCTAGAACTAACGAATCAAGTTGTTGCGGTAGATGTTCCGCCCGATCCGATACAAACAGCAGCAGAAGTAAGACGAGCGACGGCGTTAATCAATCGCAGACAGGGTATAAATATTACCACGAGCCTTAATAATAATACCGTTACCGTGTCGGGTAACTCGCCCGACGAAGCTGAGGTCAAACAAATTGTTCGAGAACTAGAGCAAATTCCAGGTGTTCGTTCTGTTATTGCTACTGTAGAGACAGCAATACCAATCCTCGATACTAAAATTTACTTTGAATCTGGTTCGGCTCAAATAGAGGGAGATGCCTCCGAGCAGATAAGAACTGTCGAGCAATTTTTAACTCAACATCCGAATCTGCATTTGAAAATTATCGGTCATAGTGATTCGACAGGAGCTATTGAAGATAGACATAGCCTGGCACTAAAACGCGCTCGTGCCGTAGAACGGGCTTTAATCGAGCGAGGCATAGAACCGTTACGTCTGCAAGTTTTCGGCAGTTCCAAACTTCCTCCTGACGTAACCGAATCTCAACCATCGCGTTTGAGTCGAGTCGTTCGTTTTGAGACATTTATCCCCCCAAAAAATTAA
- a CDS encoding glutathione S-transferase family protein: protein MSTKTTNIPLSWSELKTLTYFQLDPVNGATNPQARLRLFGASESEVRVTLYRDNHAWCPYCQKVWLWLEEKQIPYRIEKITMFCYGKKESWYKRKVPSGMLPAIELDDRLITESDDILIALEETFGALGQSMQDPSVLPLRRLERLLFRAWCTWLCSPARFPGQEQHNRKQFIEVVKKVEEALASTTGAYFLAEFGTVDVIFPPYVERMNASLYYYKGYSLRESNTYLSKWFEAMESRPAYRGTQSDFHTHAHDLPPQMGGCWSNDEPQTKLNQSRVDNGPWFGLPDATYPEPDNSRAEALYRVIKHHDNIIRVNPADDKLFDTALRCALTYMMSEEECTPPQGSDSALRYLRDRINVPRDMSIYAAKRLKTSLEKTAALVGDSQGEPIPLRHRRDQDPANFILV from the coding sequence ATGTCTACTAAAACAACTAATATTCCCCTAAGCTGGTCAGAACTAAAAACCCTGACATACTTTCAATTAGATCCTGTCAATGGTGCTACCAACCCGCAAGCTCGTTTGCGCCTGTTTGGAGCGAGCGAATCAGAAGTGCGCGTGACGCTATACCGCGATAATCATGCCTGGTGTCCTTATTGTCAAAAAGTCTGGCTATGGCTAGAGGAAAAACAGATTCCCTACCGTATTGAAAAAATTACCATGTTTTGCTATGGCAAGAAAGAAAGCTGGTATAAGCGAAAAGTACCATCGGGAATGTTGCCAGCTATTGAATTAGACGACCGCCTGATTACGGAAAGTGATGATATTTTGATTGCCCTAGAAGAAACTTTTGGAGCTTTGGGACAAAGTATGCAAGACCCCTCGGTGCTACCTCTACGGCGATTGGAGCGTCTGTTGTTTAGAGCCTGGTGTACCTGGCTTTGTTCTCCAGCGCGTTTTCCTGGGCAAGAGCAGCACAACCGCAAACAGTTTATCGAAGTGGTAAAGAAAGTTGAGGAGGCTTTAGCCAGTACTACTGGAGCGTACTTTTTAGCTGAGTTCGGTACTGTAGATGTAATTTTTCCCCCTTATGTCGAACGCATGAATGCTAGTCTTTACTATTACAAAGGTTATTCCCTACGAGAGTCAAATACTTATTTATCAAAATGGTTTGAGGCGATGGAAAGCCGTCCTGCCTATCGAGGAACTCAAAGCGATTTTCATACCCACGCTCACGATTTACCACCACAAATGGGTGGCTGCTGGTCGAACGACGAACCACAGACAAAATTAAATCAGTCGCGAGTAGATAACGGTCCCTGGTTTGGGCTACCAGATGCTACTTATCCAGAACCAGATAACTCTCGCGCTGAAGCTCTCTATCGGGTAATCAAGCACCATGATAATATTATTCGGGTCAATCCAGCCGATGATAAATTATTTGATACAGCTTTACGCTGTGCCTTAACTTATATGATGAGCGAAGAAGAATGTACGCCACCTCAAGGTTCTGATTCTGCCCTACGATATTTGCGCGACAGGATTAATGTACCGCGAGATATGTCTATTTATGCCGCCAAACGGCTAAAGACTTCTCTAGAAAAAACTGCCGCCTTAGTAGGTGATAGTCAAGGAGAGCCTATACCTTTAAGACATCGGCGAGATCAAGATCCTGCTAACTTTATATTGGTTTGA
- a CDS encoding ELWxxDGT repeat protein, translating into MNEQVILVKDINSGGSNSFVDNLTVVNETLYFTATDGTNGEELWKSDGTAEGTVLVEDINPGGDSSFPNNFTEVNGKLYFTANDGTNGDELWSLSISPTVYRFFNPSLGVHFYTPSAAERDYVLDNLSDYQLESNNGIAFYVESV; encoded by the coding sequence ATGAACGAGCAAGTGATTTTAGTTAAAGATATCAATTCTGGTGGAAGTAATTCCTTTGTCGATAATTTAACTGTAGTTAATGAGACTCTCTACTTTACTGCTACCGATGGCACTAATGGTGAGGAATTGTGGAAAAGTGATGGCACTGCTGAAGGTACGGTTTTAGTCGAAGATATTAATCCTGGTGGGGATAGTTCTTTTCCCAACAATTTTACCGAGGTTAATGGTAAACTCTACTTTACTGCCAACGATGGTACTAACGGCGATGAACTTTGGTCTTTATCAATCTCTCCTACCGTATATCGCTTTTTTAATCCTTCACTCGGCGTACATTTTTACACTCCTTCAGCAGCAGAAAGAGATTATGTGCTAGATAACCTTTCGGATTATCAACTAGAAAGCAATAATGGTATTGCCTTCTATGTCGAATCGGTATAA